One genomic region from Nymphaea colorata isolate Beijing-Zhang1983 chromosome 12, ASM883128v2, whole genome shotgun sequence encodes:
- the LOC126410638 gene encoding uncharacterized protein LOC126410638, with protein MDSVSSASMISANLSTVLELNDSNFKDWKETVMIVLGCMDIDLAFRESCPPHPTDQSSHEDKRYFELWERSNRMCLMIMKRSIPENFKGSITEKASAKAFLEEIEKRFAKNEKAETSTLLSKLVTLKYKNKGNIREHIMEMSHLASKLQALDLRLPEDFIVHMVLLSLPP; from the exons atggattcag tgagttctgcttctatgatatctgcaaatttgagtactgttcttgagttaaatgattcaaattttaaggactggaaagaaactgtcatgattgttctgggttgtatggatattgaccttgcatttagggagtcgtgcccacctcatccaacagatcaaagttcccatgaggataagcggtactttgaactgtgggaacgctcaaaccgcatgtgtctaatgatcatgaagagatcaatcccagaaaattttaagggctctattactgaaaaggctagtgccaaggcgttccttgaagagattgaaaaacgttttgctaaaaatgaaaaggctgaaacaagcactcttttgagtaaacttgtgacgtTGAAGTATAAAAATAaggggaacatacgggagcacattatggaaatgtctcatcttgcttcaaaattacaggcgCTAGATCTGAGGTTACCcgaagactttatagtgcatatggttcttctttctcttccaccatag